Proteins from a single region of Primulina tabacum isolate GXHZ01 chromosome 5, ASM2559414v2, whole genome shotgun sequence:
- the LOC142545382 gene encoding protein STAY-GREEN 1, chloroplastic-like, which yields MGTLTSSSIIPSKLKTSSFTLENHSFLHHRRRRVKTNQSIVPVARLIGPAIFEASKLKVLFLEVDEEEKLPLKLPRTYTLTHSDITSNLTLTISHSINNSQLQGWYNKLQRDEVVAEWKKIEGEMSLHVHCHISGGHFLLDLCAYLRYFIFSKELPMVLKAFVHGDKRLFKKYPQLEDALVWVYFHSNRPRFNKLECWGPLKDCGPRSVDPSKTTNNV from the exons ATGGGAACTTTAACAAGTTCTTCAATCATCCCATCAAAGCTAAAAACCTCTTCTTTCACACTGGAAAATCACTCTTTCCTTCACCACAGAAGAAGGAGAGTCAAAACGAATCAGTCCATTGTTCCA GTTGCCAGATTAATTGGGCCAGCTATATTCGAAGCATCGAAGCTGAAAGTATTGTTTTTAGAGGTTGATGAAGAAGAGAAGCTCCCATTAAAACTTCCAAGAACTTACACACTTACACATAGTGATATCACTTCTAATCTCACTCTTACCATTTCTCATAGCATCAACAATTCCCAG TTACAAGGGTGGTACAATAAACTTCAAAGAGACGAAGTGGTGGCTGAATGGAAGAAAATTGAAGGGGAGATGTCCCTTCATGTCCATTGTCACATTAGTGGTGGCCACTTCTTGCTGGATCTTTGTGCTTACCTTAGATACTTTATTTTCTCCAAAGAACTTCCAATG GTGTTGAAGGCTTTTGTGCATGGAGACAAGAGGTTGTTCAAGAAATACCCACAACTTGAAGATGCTTTGGTTTGGGTTTACTTCCACTCCAACAGACCAAGATTCAACAAGCTGGAGTGCTGGGGCCCACTCAAGGATTGTGGGCCACGTTCCGTGGACCCTTCAAAGACAACCAACAATGTCTGA
- the LOC142545380 gene encoding PGR5-like protein 1A, chloroplastic: MASKLGFTVAKPRFLMAHIRKPFVSVSSLPSSAPGAHSIQFGAAKLSLQRRLLDVSAKATTDQPGQAQEDDVVDSNVLPYCSLDRKRKKTIGEMEQEFLQALQAFYYEGKATMSNEEFDNLKEELMWEGSSVVMLTPDEQRFLEASMAYVSGEPILTDKEFDELKQKLKIDGSEIVVEGPRCSLRSRKVYSDLSVDYLKMFLLNVPAAVVALGLFFFLDDLTGFEITYLLELPEPFSFIFTWFAAIPAIIWLSFTLTNFIVKDFLILVGLCPNCGTENNSFFGTILSVSSGGATNKVKCANCATEMIYDSKTRLITLPEGSEA, translated from the exons ATGGCTTCCAAACTCGGGTTCACCGTGGCAAAGCCGAGATTTTTAATGGCACACATTAGGAAACCATTCGTTTCGGTTTCTTCCTTACCGTCTTCTGCTCCAGGAGCGCACTCGATTCAGTTTGGTGCCGCCAAGTTGTCCCTTCAACGTAGACTACTGGATGTTTCCGCCAAGGCCACTACTGATCAGCCAG GTCAGGCCCAAGAAGATGATGTGGTTGACAGCAATGTGTTGCCCTATTGCAGCTTAGATAGAAAACGAAAAAAGACTATTGGGGAGATGGAACAAGAATTTCTTCAAGCACTTCAG GCATTCTATTACGAAGGAAAAGCCACCATGTCAAATGAGGAATTTGACAACCTCAAGGAAGAATTAATGTGGGAGGGGAGCAGTGTTGTCATGCTAA CTCCTGACGAACAGAGGTTTTTGGAAGCTTCGATGGCATATGTATCTGGGGAACCAATTTTGACAGACAAAGAGTTTGATGAACTGAAACAGAAACTTAAG ATAGATGGAAGTGAAATTGTGGTCGAAGGTCCTCGTTGCAGTCTTCGTAGTAGAAAG GTTTATAGCGACCTTTCTGTTGACTACCTCAAAATGTTTCTTTTGAATGTACCAGCAGCGGTTGTTGCCTTGGGATT GTTTTTCTTTCTTGATGATCTGACGGGATTCGAAATCACCTATCTTTTAGAG CTGCCAGAGCCCTTCAGTTTCATTTTCACATGGTTTGCAGCTATCCCCGCAATAATATGGTTGTCTTTCACGCTCACAAACTTCATTGTGAAAGATTTCTTGATCTTGGTG GGCCTCTGTCCAAACTGTGGCACAGAAAACAATTCATTCTTTGGTACCATATTATCTGTATCAAGTGGGGGTGCCACCAACAAAGTAAAATGTGCAAA TTGCGCGACGGAAATGATCTACGACTCGAAGACACGATTGATCACATTGCCTGAAGGAAGTGAGGCATGA
- the LOC142545378 gene encoding uncharacterized protein LOC142545378 isoform X2, whose protein sequence is MESDGQLQRVMHLGFTWDTSDVNILLSAKLAKPLKGTARIIVNSIHIKGDLLLVPILEGKAIVYSFVSTPDVRIGVAFGSGVSQSLPATELPGVSSWLIKTATDTLNKRMVEPRRQCLALAAVDLHKKAVGGVLYVTVVSAAKLSRSNWRSNPSTKQISSSIDTYVEDRSNKELQTFIEIELDELTRKTDTRAGSNPMWGSTFNLILHDNAGVIKFNLYECTPGSVKYDYLTSCEVKMRYVPDDSTIFWAIGSDSSVIAKQAEFCGKEIQMTVPFEGGKIGELTVKMVLKEWQFSDGSHSMSSLSSNSHHPPYRTPNYFYKTGKKIYITVLEGKDLVVKDKIGKSDPYVKLQYGKATHRTRSVSHTSNPIWNQKFEFDELVGGEYLKIKCYTEETFSDESIGSARVNLEGLIKGCTRDVCIPLEKVKSGELQLQIEAVKVDDNENSKGSLATLAHGLIELVLIEAKDLVAADLRGTSDPYVRVHYGNMKRRTKVMYKTLNPKWHQTFEFPDDGSPLVLHVKDHNTLLPRSSIGDCVVEYQMLSPNQMVEKWIPLQGVKRGEIHVQIIRKLPELQKKSSIDSELSPSKLHRQISKQIKQMMIKIQSLIDDNDLEGLSKSLSELETLHDTQEEYMVQLESEQTTLIGKVKELGIEIFNSSPSLRRATLP, encoded by the exons ATGGAATCCGATGGGCAACTTCAG CGAGTCATGCATTTGGGCTTCACCTGGGACACAAGTGATGTAAATATCTTGCTGTCTGCCAAGTTGGCAAAGCCACTTAAAGGAACAGCTCGAATAATCGTAAACAGCATCCACATCAAGGGTGAC CTTCTTTTGGTGCCCATTTTAGAAGGGAAAGCCATCGTATACTCATTTGTATCAACTCCTGATGTGAGAATAGGTGTTGCCTTTGGGAGTGGTGTAAGTCAGTCTCTACCAGCAACAGAGCTACCTGGTGTTTCTTCATGGCTG ATTAAAACTGCTACAGATACATTGAATAAACGGATGGTTGAACCTCGACGTCAATGTCTTGCTTTGGCAGCCGTAGATTTACATAAGAAAGCAGTTGGCGGTGTATTATATGTTACAGTGGTCTCTGCAGCCAAACTTTCTAGAAGTAATTGGAGGAGCAATCCTTCCACAAAACAAATAAGCTCTTCGATAGATACTTATGTGGAGGATCGATCCAACAAAGAGCTTCAGACGTTTATTGAGATTGAACTGGATGAATTAACGAGGAAAACGGATACGAGAGCTGGATCTAATCCTATGTGGGGATCCACGTTTAACCTGATTCTACATGATAATGCAGGAGTCATTAAATTCAACCTTTATGAATGCACTCCAGGAAGTGTAAAATATGACTATCTTACAAGCTGCGAAGTAAAG ATGAGATACGTGCCAGACGATTCGACTATCTTTTGGGCCATTGGTTCTGATTCCTCTGTGATTGCCAAGCAAGCTGAGTTTTGTGGAAAAGAAATCCAAATGACGGTTCCATTTGAGGGTGGTAAAATTGGAGAA TTGACAGTGAAGATGGTACTTAAAGAGTGGCAATTTTCTGACGGCTCACATAGCATGTCTAGTCTCAGCTCAAACTCTCATCACCCACCATATAGGACTCcaaattatttttacaaaactgGGAAGAAAATTTACATCACCGTCCTTGAGGGCAAGGACCTTGTTGTGAAGGACAAAATTGGGAAATCTGACCCTTATGTTAAATTGCAGTATGGGAAG GCTACTCATAGAACAAGATCTGTCTCGCACACTTCCAACCCAATTTGGAATCAGAAGTTTGAGTTCGATGAGTTAGTAGGTGGAGAGTATCTGAAAATTAAATGCTATACTGAAGAGACATTTAGTGATGAGAGCATTGGTAGTGCTCGGGTGAACTTGGAAGGACTTATAAAAGGGTGTACAAGAGACGTGTGTATACCCCTTGAGAAAGTCAAATCGGGAGAGCTACAGCTTCAGATAGAGGCAGTGAAAGTTGACGATAATGAAAATTCCAAG GGTTCACTTGCAACTTTAGCCCATGGTTTGATCGAACTGGTTCTGATTGAAGCAAAAGATCTTGTCGCCGCCGATCTCCGAGGAACTAGTGATCCCTACGTGAGGGTTCACTACGGGAACATGAAAAGACGTACTAAG GTTATGTACAAAACACTGAATCCAAAATGGCATCAGACGTTCGAATTCCCAGATGATGGTAGCCCCCTCGTGTTGCATGTGAAAGATCATAATACTCTTTTACCAAGATCCAGTATAGGAGATTGCGTGGTCGAATACCAGATGTTGTCTCCCAaccagatggttgaaaaatggATACCACTTCAAGGAGTTAAACGGGGAGAAATCCATGTTCAAATTATAAGAAAATTACCCGAATTACAAAAGAAATCGAGCATTGATTCTGAGCTGTCCCCCAGTAAGCTGCACCGTCAAATTTCCAAGCAG ATAAAACAAATGATGATCAAGATCCAATCTCTGATTGATGATAACGATCTCGAAGGATTATCCAAATCGTTGAGTGAGCTTGAAACTCTTCATGATACTCAAGAAGAGTACATGGTTCAACTGGAGTCGGAGCAAACGACACTGATCGGGAAGGTCAAGGAGCTTGGAATAGAAATTTTTAACTCATCCCCGTCATTGAGAAGAGCTACCCTTCCGTAG
- the LOC142545381 gene encoding B-type cell cycle switch protein ccs52A produces the protein MSQKNMETPSTGTSSTDPKTPMRITASELLSSSYHRPSFSRTIYSDRFIPSRSSSNFSLFNLPNSNADASSDYSNSAYTTLLKSALFGPECAGGANGLQPSTPEKSFHTGRFGANNDGNLWRISPPNCNIFKYKTETRKSFHSLSPFGFDDQLPGVSHRPIKVPRKVPRSPYKVLDAPALQDDFYLNLVDWSSHNVLAVGLGNCVYLWHAFSSKVVKLCDLGIDDSVCSVGWAQRGTHLAVGSSNGKVQLWDASRCKRIRTMEGHRLRVGALAWSSSLLSSGSRDKCILQRDIRAQDNYVSKLSGHKSEVCGLKWSYDNRELASGGNDNRLLVWNQHSSQPILKYCEHTAAVKAIAWSPHLHGLLASGGGTADRCIRFWNTTTNSHLSCVDTGSQVCNLVWSKNVNELVSTHGYSQNQIIVWRYPSMSKLATLTGHTYRVLYLAISPDGQTIVTGAGDETLRFWTVFPSPKSQNTETEIGASSLGRTRIR, from the exons ATGTCCCAGAAAAATATGGAAACCCCTAGCACAGGTACATCCTCTACAGACCCAAAAACACCCATGAGAATCACCGCATCCGAGCTTCTCAGCTCTTCCTATCACCGCCCCTCATTCTCCCGCACGATTTATAGTGACCGCTTCATCCCAAGTCGTTCCTCTTCCAATTTTTCCCTATTTAATCTGCCTAATTCCAATGCCGACGCTTCTTCTGACTATTCCAATTCTGCTTACACTACCCTTCTAAAGTCTGCCCTTTTCGGACCCGAATGCGCTGGTGGTGCTAACGGGCTTCAGCCATCGACTCCGGAGAAATCTTTTCACACGGGTCGATTTGGTGCTAATAATGATGGTAACCTTTGGCGGATTAGTCCTCCTAATTGTAATATCTTCAAGTACAAGACTGAGACTCGGAAATCGTTCCATTCCCTGTCGCCGTTTGGGTTTGATGATCAGCTTCCTGGGGTGTCTCATAGGCCTATTAAGGTTCCCAGAAAAGTTCCACGGTCTCCCTACAAG GTTTTGGACGCACCAGCATTGCAGGATGATTTTTATCTGAATCTTGTGGACTGGTCTTCACATAATGTGTTGGCTGTTGGGCTGGGCAACTGTGTTTATCTATGGCATGCTTTTAGCAGCAAG GTTGTGAAGTTGTGTGACTTGGGAATTGATGACAGTGTCTGTTCTGTTGGGTGGGCACAACGAGGTACCCACCTTGCAGTAGGGTCCAGCAATGGCAAAGTCCAG TTATGGGATGCTTCTCGTTGTAAGAGGATAAGAACTATGGAAGGACATCGGTTGCGAGTAGGTGCCCTTGCATGGAGTTCATCTCTGTTATCATCAGGAAGCCGGGACAAATGTATTCTTCAGCGCGACATACGAGCTCAGGACAACTATGTTAGCAAGCTAAGTGGACATAAATCAGAG GTATGTGGATTGAAGTGGTCCTATGACAACCGCGAATTAGCATCTGGTGGAAATGACAATCGA CTTTTAGTGTGGAACCAACACTCAAGTCAGCCAATTCTAAAATATTGTGAACACACTGCTGCTGTAAAGGCTATAGCCTGGTCGCCTCACCTTCATGGACTTCTTGCTTCTGGAGGTGGCACTGCAGATCGATGCATTCGTTTCTGGAACACAACCACAAATTCACACTTAAGTTGTGTGGATACTGGGAGTCAG GTGTGCAACCTTGTGTGGTCCAAGAATGTGAATGAACTTGTGAGTACTCATGGATACTCGCAGAATCAAATTATTGTGTGGAGATATCCTTCGATGTCAAAG CTGGCAACTCTGACTGGCCATACATACAGGGTACTTTATCTTGCCATCTCTCCAGATGGACAG ACAATTGTTACTGGAGCAGGAGATGAAACACTCAGATTCTGGACTGTATTTCCTTCTCCCAAGTCTCAG AACACTGAAACTGAAATTGGAGCTTCATCGCTCGGAAGAACTCGGATTCGCTGA
- the LOC142545377 gene encoding uncharacterized protein LOC142545377 — protein sequence MEILGCLCLPKPIIFQQFKQAHLPSHAISSKFDHFAVKRSQHTTGSPICAHFQQSPKANALWIGAAGIALISLVGPSNAVESPFFSEPSNALSLPTWAIHVSSVAEWVIAMALVWQYGEKSGFESWKGLSWGMVPLLGGAFCACTWHFFYNSESLEILVALQAALTVIGNVTMSIAAYRIYILSQECSKNS from the exons ATGGAAATTCTAGGCTGTCTTTGTCTTCCAAAACCGATCATCTTCCAACAATTCAAGCAAGCCCACCTCCCTTCACATGCAATTTCATCGAAATTTGACCATTTTGCTGTCAAAAGATCTCAACATACAACTGGAAGTCCCATTTGTGCGCACTTTCAACAGAGCCCGAAGGCCAATGCCCTTTGGATAGGAGCTGCTGGAATTGCTTTGATTTCCCTCGTGGGACCCTCGAATGCCGTGGAGTCTCCATTTTTTAGTGAACCTTCCAATGCTCTCTCTTTGCCCACCTGGGCTATTCATGTTTCCAGTGTTGCTGAATG GGTCATTGCGATGGCTTTGGTATGGCAATACGGGGAGAAATCTGGGTTTGAATCTTGGAAGGGTCTCTCTTGGGGAATG GTACCCCTATTGGGTGGTGCCTTCTGCGCCTGTACATGGCATTTCTTTTATAACTCAGAGTCACTTGAG ATCTTGGTGGCGCTTCAAGCGGCTTTGACTGTCATTGGTAATGTGACAATGTCCATTGCTGCATACAGAATCTACATCTTGTCACAAGAATGCTCCAAGAACTCCTGA
- the LOC142545378 gene encoding uncharacterized protein LOC142545378 isoform X1 — MGGVKIRSFGWFEAVEFLIKKIDEKPLVLLMVPLLLVLWAFEKLLFSLYTWLALGLAVWATIQYESYQRRILEEDLNKKWVQLTLQTSPVTPLQQCEWLNKLLNDVWSNYIHPKLSSRFSSVIERRLKHRKSRLFEKIELQEFSLGSCPPVFGLNGIRWATSGDQRVMHLGFTWDTSDVNILLSAKLAKPLKGTARIIVNSIHIKGDLLLVPILEGKAIVYSFVSTPDVRIGVAFGSGVSQSLPATELPGVSSWLIKTATDTLNKRMVEPRRQCLALAAVDLHKKAVGGVLYVTVVSAAKLSRSNWRSNPSTKQISSSIDTYVEDRSNKELQTFIEIELDELTRKTDTRAGSNPMWGSTFNLILHDNAGVIKFNLYECTPGSVKYDYLTSCEVKMRYVPDDSTIFWAIGSDSSVIAKQAEFCGKEIQMTVPFEGGKIGELTVKMVLKEWQFSDGSHSMSSLSSNSHHPPYRTPNYFYKTGKKIYITVLEGKDLVVKDKIGKSDPYVKLQYGKATHRTRSVSHTSNPIWNQKFEFDELVGGEYLKIKCYTEETFSDESIGSARVNLEGLIKGCTRDVCIPLEKVKSGELQLQIEAVKVDDNENSKGSLATLAHGLIELVLIEAKDLVAADLRGTSDPYVRVHYGNMKRRTKVMYKTLNPKWHQTFEFPDDGSPLVLHVKDHNTLLPRSSIGDCVVEYQMLSPNQMVEKWIPLQGVKRGEIHVQIIRKLPELQKKSSIDSELSPSKLHRQISKQIKQMMIKIQSLIDDNDLEGLSKSLSELETLHDTQEEYMVQLESEQTTLIGKVKELGIEIFNSSPSLRRATLP, encoded by the exons ATGGGCGGAGTAAAAATCAGATCTTTTGGCTGGTTTGAGGCAGTGGAATTCTTGATCAAGAAGATTGATGAAAAGCCTCTGGTTCTGCTCATGGTTCCTTTGTTGCTTGTTCTTTGGGCATTTGAGAAGTTGCTTTTCTCTCTTTACACTTGGCTTGCTCTTGGTCTTGCTGTCTGGGCTACAATTCAG TATGAAAGCTATCAACGTCGAATATTGGAGGAAGACTTAAATAAGAAATGGGTGCAATTGACTTTGCAGACTTCG CCAGTAACACCTTTACAACAATGTGAATGGTTGAACAAGCTGTTGAATGATGTATGGTCGAACTATATCCACCCCAAGCTTTCTTCACGATTTTCATCTGTTATTGAG CGACGCTTGAAGCATCGAAAATCAAGGCTATTT GAAAAGATCGAGTTACAAGAATTTTCACTTGGTTCTTGTCCTCCAGTATTCGGACTAAATGGAATCCGATGGGCAACTTCAGGTGATCAg CGAGTCATGCATTTGGGCTTCACCTGGGACACAAGTGATGTAAATATCTTGCTGTCTGCCAAGTTGGCAAAGCCACTTAAAGGAACAGCTCGAATAATCGTAAACAGCATCCACATCAAGGGTGAC CTTCTTTTGGTGCCCATTTTAGAAGGGAAAGCCATCGTATACTCATTTGTATCAACTCCTGATGTGAGAATAGGTGTTGCCTTTGGGAGTGGTGTAAGTCAGTCTCTACCAGCAACAGAGCTACCTGGTGTTTCTTCATGGCTG ATTAAAACTGCTACAGATACATTGAATAAACGGATGGTTGAACCTCGACGTCAATGTCTTGCTTTGGCAGCCGTAGATTTACATAAGAAAGCAGTTGGCGGTGTATTATATGTTACAGTGGTCTCTGCAGCCAAACTTTCTAGAAGTAATTGGAGGAGCAATCCTTCCACAAAACAAATAAGCTCTTCGATAGATACTTATGTGGAGGATCGATCCAACAAAGAGCTTCAGACGTTTATTGAGATTGAACTGGATGAATTAACGAGGAAAACGGATACGAGAGCTGGATCTAATCCTATGTGGGGATCCACGTTTAACCTGATTCTACATGATAATGCAGGAGTCATTAAATTCAACCTTTATGAATGCACTCCAGGAAGTGTAAAATATGACTATCTTACAAGCTGCGAAGTAAAG ATGAGATACGTGCCAGACGATTCGACTATCTTTTGGGCCATTGGTTCTGATTCCTCTGTGATTGCCAAGCAAGCTGAGTTTTGTGGAAAAGAAATCCAAATGACGGTTCCATTTGAGGGTGGTAAAATTGGAGAA TTGACAGTGAAGATGGTACTTAAAGAGTGGCAATTTTCTGACGGCTCACATAGCATGTCTAGTCTCAGCTCAAACTCTCATCACCCACCATATAGGACTCcaaattatttttacaaaactgGGAAGAAAATTTACATCACCGTCCTTGAGGGCAAGGACCTTGTTGTGAAGGACAAAATTGGGAAATCTGACCCTTATGTTAAATTGCAGTATGGGAAG GCTACTCATAGAACAAGATCTGTCTCGCACACTTCCAACCCAATTTGGAATCAGAAGTTTGAGTTCGATGAGTTAGTAGGTGGAGAGTATCTGAAAATTAAATGCTATACTGAAGAGACATTTAGTGATGAGAGCATTGGTAGTGCTCGGGTGAACTTGGAAGGACTTATAAAAGGGTGTACAAGAGACGTGTGTATACCCCTTGAGAAAGTCAAATCGGGAGAGCTACAGCTTCAGATAGAGGCAGTGAAAGTTGACGATAATGAAAATTCCAAG GGTTCACTTGCAACTTTAGCCCATGGTTTGATCGAACTGGTTCTGATTGAAGCAAAAGATCTTGTCGCCGCCGATCTCCGAGGAACTAGTGATCCCTACGTGAGGGTTCACTACGGGAACATGAAAAGACGTACTAAG GTTATGTACAAAACACTGAATCCAAAATGGCATCAGACGTTCGAATTCCCAGATGATGGTAGCCCCCTCGTGTTGCATGTGAAAGATCATAATACTCTTTTACCAAGATCCAGTATAGGAGATTGCGTGGTCGAATACCAGATGTTGTCTCCCAaccagatggttgaaaaatggATACCACTTCAAGGAGTTAAACGGGGAGAAATCCATGTTCAAATTATAAGAAAATTACCCGAATTACAAAAGAAATCGAGCATTGATTCTGAGCTGTCCCCCAGTAAGCTGCACCGTCAAATTTCCAAGCAG ATAAAACAAATGATGATCAAGATCCAATCTCTGATTGATGATAACGATCTCGAAGGATTATCCAAATCGTTGAGTGAGCTTGAAACTCTTCATGATACTCAAGAAGAGTACATGGTTCAACTGGAGTCGGAGCAAACGACACTGATCGGGAAGGTCAAGGAGCTTGGAATAGAAATTTTTAACTCATCCCCGTCATTGAGAAGAGCTACCCTTCCGTAG
- the LOC142545379 gene encoding AT-hook motif nuclear-localized protein 24-like: MDNHYLPPPFHAREFNLQHRFHHHSQNSEDEQSETIENGLNMGQKRNREEGNIDSAGKDGGIKTGGGEMSGSRRPRGRPAGSKNKPKAPVIITRDSGNALRTHVMEISNGCDIIEGVSDFSRRRQRGVCIMSGSGYVANVTLKQPTSPRSAVTLQGLFEILSLAGSFLPPPAPPAATGLTVYLSGGQGQVVGGTVVGPLLASGPVIIMAASFSNAAYERLPLEEEDNAVQVKRTSLGSPPRPQNHQQHQISADPCLFQGTPTSDQMPTEPFWSTGLSPF; encoded by the coding sequence ATGGATAACCATTATCTGCCGCCTCCATTCCACGCTAGGGAATTCAATTTGCAGCATCGTTTCCATCACCATAGCCAAAACTCCGAAGACGAGCAAAGCGAAACCATTGAAAACGGCCTGAACATGGGACAGAAGCGAAACCGCGAGGAGGGAAATATAGACTCTGCCGGAAAGGATGGCGGCATAAAGACCGGAGGAGGGGAAATGTCCGGATCAAGAAGGCCTCGGGGACGACCCGCCGGTTCGAAAAACAAACCGAAGGCACCGGTCATCATCACCCGTGACAGCGGCAACGCGTTGCGAACCCATGTCATGGAGATATCCAATGGCTGCGATATCATCGAAGGTGTCTCCGACTTCTCCCGCCGCCGCCAGAGGGGTGTCTGCATTATGAGCGGAAGTGGCTACGTGGCGAATGTAACCCTAAAGCAGCCTACCTCCCCAAGGTCAGCAGTGACTTTACAGGGTCTGTTCGAGATCTTGTCGCTGGCGGGATCGTTTCTACCGCCACCTGCTCCACCTGCAGCAACCGGGCTTACTGTATATTTATCCGGCGGTCAGGGGCAGGTGGTGGGAGGCACTGTGGTGGGGCCGCTGCTTGCGTCTGGCCCGGTTATTATAATGGCTGCTTCATTCAGCAATGCTGCATATGAAAGATTGCCGCTTGAAGAAGAAGATAACGCTGTTCAAGTTAAAAGAACCTCACTTGGATCTCCGCCGCGGCCACAAAATCATCAGCAGCACCAAATTTCAGCTGACCCTTGTTTGTTTCAAGGTACGCCAACCTCCGATCAGATGCCGACCGAGCCATTTTGGTCTACTGGCCTCTCACCGTTCTAG
- the LOC142544549 gene encoding expansin-A7-like produces the protein MVSLLHSWRLLSFFLMLAAAAKATHAAGYSTPVFRPSAWKLAHATFYGDNSGNGMGGACGYGNVYSSGYGSQTVALSSVLFNNGYGCGQCFQLMCVKSKWCYKGYTTITATNLCPPNWGLPSNNGGWCNPPRTHFDMSPAAFSKIAQQKAGIVPVTYRRVPCVRRGGLRFNFQGNDYWLLVYVMNVGGGGDVSSMAVKGSKTGWISMSHNWGASYQAFATLGGQSLSFKITSYTNHETLIAYNVAPANWQAGMTYSTNPNFH, from the exons ATGGTTTCTTTGCTTCATTCATGGCGCCTGCTTAGCTTCTTCTTGATGTTGGCCGCCGCCGCCAAAGCAACTCATGCTGCCGGATACTCGACACCTGTTTTCCGACCAAGTGCTTGGAAACTTGCTCATGCTACATTTTACGGAGACAATTCCGGGAACGGAATGG GTGGAGCCTGTGGTTACGGGAACGTGTACAGTAGCGGGTACGGGTCGCAAACGGTGGCGTTGAGTTCGGTGTTATTTAACAACGGGTACGGTTGCGGGCAATGCTTCCAGCTGATGTGCGTGAAGTCCAAGTGGTGCTACAAGGGCTACACCACCATCACCGCCACCAATCTCTGCCCACCCAACTGGGGGCTGCCCTCCAACAACGGTGGCTGGTGTAACCCACCACGCACACACTTCGACATGTCTCCGGCCGCTTTCTCGAAGATTGCACAGCAGAAGGCTGGCATCGTACCTGTCACGTACCGAAG AGTGCCATGTGTTCGAAGAGGCGGCCTCCGATTCAACTTCCAAGGCAACGACTACTGGCTGCTGGTGTACGTGATGAACGTTGGCGGAGGTGGTGACGTTTCGAGCATGGCGGTTAAGGGGAGCAAGACTGGTTGGATAAGCATGAGCCACAACTGGGGAGCATCGTATCAAGCATTCGCCACACTTGGAGGCCAATCCCTTTCTTTCAAGATAACCTCCTACACTAACCACGAAACCCTGATTGCTTACAATGTCGCACCAGCAAATTGGCAAGCTGGAATGACTTACTCCACCAATCCCAACTtccattaa